In Capsicum annuum cultivar UCD-10X-F1 chromosome 8, UCD10Xv1.1, whole genome shotgun sequence, the genomic window cttggagagttttcaaaagtaatagaaTATTtacttaaatgagaaacatgcataattgaagaaggatccattccgacctaaaaaaaaaatgaatgaggaACTTCTTGGttctgaagtaccatatcttagtgtaattggtgcactaatgtatattgcaaatactacaagacaTGATATAgcattttttgattaatttgttagcaagatatagttttGCTCCTTCTAGGAGACCTCAGAATGGGATCAAACAAATGGATCtgattttattctaaagattgcagtcccgatcttgttgATTATGTTGATGTTAAAGATTTAGGGATttatttaacccgcataaatcttgGTCTTAAATATGccatgtgttcacatgtggggatactaccatatcttggagatatataaagcagtctatcgtagccacctcatcgaaccatgctgagataatagctattcatgaagcatgccgagaatgtgtatgattgaggtccatgatacatctcattcaagaaaaatgtggtttgaaatgtgacaaagtacccacaattttatatgaagataatgtagCATGTATAGCACAACATAAAGGAAGATTCAcataaggagatagaacaaaacacacttcatcaaagcttttctatatacACGAGctataaaagaatggtgatattaacgtgcaacataTTCGTTTATatgacaatgtggttgatttattcaccaagtctcctccaattgcaactttcaaaaaGATGGTGCACTAGATCGGAATGtaaaagttcaaggatgttctcattaaggagagttaatacgcgctgtactcttttttctttatgaGGTTTTGCCCCACtgagtttttcttgtaaggtttttaatgagacagtcCATATGCATATTGTtaaagatgtgtactcttttttttcACTAGATCTTTTTTTACCATATATAATCAATGtcttagttttcccctataaataaagagattttccttcattgtaaaacCCTCATCAAGAAACTTctaaagagaaataataattactctctcttctctctattcttcttctatttgctttatatttcataacaacaatagaaaatttctttaaattttgtggctTAAAAGGGGTAAATCATAATTGAGGAAGTAGTAGTAGTTATGATAGAATATGTATTTGGTTTTCAAAAATCGTCTATACACCATGTCAAATCTGATGTTCAATTGATACACCCTATCCATACAAAAATTACCAACACTATCCTTGGTACAGTTCAGTGTActaaaaatatgcataaaatgcCCGTCTGTCATTGAACTGATTGCTTTACTCAACAAGCAAATTATACATGTTTGTAAAGAAACTTTCCTTGATCTTAATTCTTAGGGGTCACTTTTTATTGTTCCGTGCATCCGGTTCACTAGAAATTCCACTCAGCATCAATACCAAAGCAACACCAATAAGGGCACCAGAGAGATGTGCAAGGTGATTAACATTTTGTAAGGCAGAAACTCCTCCATTAATACCTCCCGCTAATCCTGCTGATGCTTGGGCTGCTTCCATTACCTGAGATACCCCGGAACACAGATCAATTTGATTTAAAGACACTAAATAGAAACTTGGGAAGAGTAAGCAACATTCATTGAATTTATCATCATCACTAGGAGTAGTTGGTCGGCCAGATGCAAAAAGAACATTCTCTACCATGACCATCAACCCTGGGTTTGTTGATGGGACTTTTTGGCCTTTTTCTTCTCATTCGGGATATACACTAGCTTCCCCCTCCCACATTTCTATTACTACAAATTCAAGTTAAAGCCATAAGTTTAGCACTAAAAATGGCATTTCATCTTCTTGCATTATGAAATAAGGTGGGATAACCAGTAAATACTAATCTCATACTTCGAGAGAGCCATTGGTCAAATATGATATGACAGTTAATCACAGAAATCTACGGTAGTTCATAATCCATCGTCTAAATGAAGAATTTCATTTGAATACTAACATGTAGGAGAGTGAACTATCAAGTTTTAGATCCCCTTCAAGATGAACCAGTGACTCCAATGGAAGCAAactagattattattttttttgataactgtcaggagatacctgccacctcccatcACCAGCAGATACCAGATAATTTGTCCACCAAGTTAGGACAAATGTAACGCAATCACCTAGTATTTCTGTCTCTACTGAGATTTGAACTAGACGTCATGGGGTTCTCAACTCACTTCATTGTTAGGACCTTTCAAAATAAACTTTTTATAATTGTTACtagattaaaataagaaaaaaccatCATATTGTCACAGCATTGAGAAAGCTATTGGCCTAGAACTTCATGTTGAAGTGTATTGTGCATATAACCCATTAAATTTGGGAAAAGATTCAGTCTTTTGTGCTATAACCATTGTAAATATATGTAGTTACACTAGTAAACTGCTTGGTCCAACAATTAAGCTATGTCATGGCAGAAACTTGATGTGAATCTAGCGCACTTGAATAAGTAAAAACGTCAATTGTCATGTGTGATTGATCACGTTTCAATTAGCAGGAAAAGCAGAGGGATACCCTTTCTATAACAAACTGGCCCAATACAACTACTTCAAGAATCTTTCTCCAGTCCCAAGACATCTGCAGTTAAAACCAAGATGGTTAGACTGGTTAAACAACCAAGCACGACAGTGTTCTGTCTATGTACATCAATCCTCACACACAGTCAATTGATATTTAACTGAGGCACAAATGCaataaaaaaaatgcagaaatCACCTTCACAAGTACACTAATAGCAAAGAGTCCAAACACTGCACCAGATGCACCAACAGAAACAGAATTTCTTGGCAGAATCAACCATGAGACAAGGTTAGCTCCAGCCCCAGTTAATATATAAGAAAGCCACAATCCAAAGTTTCCTTCCTCCTCTTCAACGAGTTTTCCTGGAAGCTTAAAGTAGGTTAACGTCTACGTTTATCATCTGCTATCAAGTACAGTGAAAATTTATCCTTAAGGATAACAAGAAGTCTtaccaaaaatatacaaaaaaaacagGTTGCTTGACAGGTGGTTCCTGTTGAGTGAAGcgcaaatgaaaataaaaagtcaCTTAGACATAAACGTAACAATTAGACATAAGTGTAAACAGAGCAAGAGAGAAAGCAACTGATAATTCTGCTTGATAATGAATATTTTACTTTCCATTTCTAGCATTTGCAAGAAGAACATAAATACTCTACATTCTCACCAGTTAAAATGACAGAATGTTGCAGTCACAAACTGGTACCAAGCAGGCCGATTGTGGTAAAAGTATAATGCTTTTATTGCCCGAACCTGATATAATTACTTTTTCTGTTAGATCCCTTTATTCCAGCAGATAAGAGTAACATTATTTTCATAGAGTCCATATATGGCTGAGTGCCACTATAAATGTTCAATTGCTAATCCCTCATCATGCCACCCCAACTATTCATGTTCAATGGAACTCACCAGCCCTGGTCCACCTTACCAGGATTGGGTGCATGCTCAATAGCATACTGAATAAAATGGATCATAAATATTTGTGGTTGCCAATTATCTTGATGCCATTGAATTAAATATATTCAATGAAAGCTGCAATAAGGCGGGGAAAAGCAGTTTCCAAACCTGGAAGACATGATCTGCCACATATATTCCCAGGTTAAGAAGTAGTATCCAGAATATCCCGCTGACACGCTTCTCTGGTTTCTTCCCTTCGGGCTTCAGAATTTCCAGCTGTGAGGTCATATCTAGCAAAGGTGTCATTTAACAGCTTAATCTATATCCTTAGCCAAATTTTTCAGACAtgttaaaatcaaaaaataatcgAGCAGGGAAACTATACGAGCAACCGATCCCAGAAAAACTCAGACAACATATGGCACAGAAGGAAATAGATTTTAGAACTGTAGAGTAAACTAATACTATGGAAATATCCAAATTGCCTTTTAACTTCAAAACCCTATCCAcctaaagtaaaaaaaagagtcTGCAAAACAGATTCTTATCCAATcctttaacaacaacaacaacttacctagtgtaatcccacagGCCACAAGTGGGGTtcggggagggtagaatgtacgcagaccttacccctacctcgtagATATAGAGAGGTTGGCTTAAATAAAGCCTGTCAAACAATCTGCAAACAATGATACAGATATGGGAGCAATAACAACGACAAAACGATGCAAAATGGAGAGTGTTGCACAACAAACAGGAAAAAGAAgagtaacaacaacaaaatcatgCAGAGCACAAAAGCAGTAGTGTTAGCCAATCTTATCCAATTCTTTTCTTTACCTCAATAGCATTTCTCATATTTGAAATGTCTATCTGGGCACAAGCAATAGGAGAACAGATTGTGTACATTTTGTGGTTCATACATAGATGTGGAGGCATAAATGACAGCCCTGAGTAATCAACCCAACTCTTTGTTGGGGTTTTAAGATGTGAATGGGAGATGAGATAAGGCACATTTTGCATTGCACCAAAGAGACACTTCTTAAATTGCACCTCTCTATCTCACCCTCTCAAATTTAAAACATTGAAtacactgaaatactgaaatctacaAACTTTCTCCCCTCATTTCTGCATAGTTTTTGAAAACAAAGTAAGTGGCCGGTGCTTTTCTCCACCTTTGAGTTTGCCGGTGGAAGTAATTCAATTCTTTGGCAACAGCGAGGGGGTGATAGCTCCTTGTGGAGAAACAAGCAACTTTTGTGTGCTCGGAATAATTTTCTACTCCTACTACAATTTTGAAATTAATGCGTTAACAAGATACCAACACTCTTAGTCTCTTCTTCACCTTCAATTATCAATTCAACTATTTCTGCCCACAATCCGTCATTGTTACGTATATCTAAAAGCCCCTTCTATTTCTCATATGACCGATAACTCTTAAGGAAAATGCAGGAAAAAGATGCACAGGTCACTTAATTTTAACTAGCAAAAAATACTACTGACACCAAAAACAACCAACAACGAAAGAAAATAGGTACGAATTTTTGTTTACAAGTTGACTAAAAATCAGTATAACTTGGACAGATGAATGAAGCCAATTTCACAGAACtaatcataaattcaataaatTAACCTATATCAAAAGACAGATAAAGGGTGTTACCGgaatccttgaatttacaaagaaGACGAGATGAGGCGTTGGTTGGAGTAAtaggtgaaattttgagtttaaGGGGAAGTTTAGGAAGTGGAGTTAATGGAGGTGTAGGTAGCGGCATCGCCATGGGCGTGAATTTTGGGAAATACACATTGTCTTTGAGGCCCAGATAGTGAAGCTGAAGCTGCTTCATTGCCCGAAAATCAAGAGTGCCCAGGCACCCTGTTTTGAATATGACGCTGTCCCTCGTtaaagatttcaaaattttatacatgttgattaattatatgattaagtaatataaactttaattcaAATACATGACATGCATATATTAACTTAGTGTATACATTAAATGCATGTAAGTATTTTCCTTTTATCTCCCTCTCAATTTATATTGTACCTTTCTTTTTTTAGTTCgtctttattaaaaataaaaataatttagttaTAATTGCAATTTCAGTCATGTgattttttttaaccttttttcttattttttttaaattttatttaaagttaGCATTTGgctataaaaattcaaaatataatttaaagttGTATtcgaaaaatattcaaaaaaccTGCTAACTTTTTTCACTCACactttcataaatttttcttttttcaaaattatcctaaaattattatttctatgtcatttaaattatgtttcatgtctaaatcatatttcatatttttaaaaaaaattaatacattcAAATGTTAAATATTTATTGTAAAACATTTGATCAAACACAActcaaactttaaaatttttaaataaagtaattttttaattgtttattaCCAAACACCAACTAAGTAAGAAGAGCTGTCAATCCCATTTATATATTGGGCCGAAGTAGGTGTAGGCTGCCGGACCCTATTTAAATCGTATTAAATTTGCTAGCCTAAGTCCACGCAAGAAGGCAAGGCCCTTTGGATTTGTCCAAATTCAAAGCTCATCAAAGACTCTCTTACATGAAAGGATCTAAGTCCATCCAAATGATACTAAGCAAAATCCTATTATGAAAAGAATGATAATGTAAGGGATTATTGTCTGCTCAGAGATTTCATATCTCTCCAACATGTATTTTATCCTAACAACTATCAATTAGGTTAAAAAAGTGCCCCGCACacgaaaataaattaattaaaagggAAAACTAGACGAAGGCCAAAGCATTGACTAAAGAATGGGGTTAAAGAGATATTCACTTGTGACTTCTTCTGCATCTATCACGATCCAACCCACCGAGTCATGTCGGGCACTAACTACACCAACCCTAGATAGGAGAACCTTGAATATCCTACCATTCAACAAAATGAAAAAGTTACTATGATATATACTTAGTCAATTTATGTCTTGTCATATGAATAATTaatcaaatatttaaatataattgctCATTTAACTCGTTTCCAAACttattttaatacatcaaacaagaaaagtaaatgcaAAAATAACTATAAGTGACTCGCGAAAAATAACTATAAGTGACTCTCCATAACGTAGCCTAAATCAGTACAAGAACACTAAACAAGGAGTAGTGACATCCGTGATACAATATCCATGCAGAATAGAGAGGGCAGAAGTTGCTGTTGAATGATCGACATCGCTCCTATAGAAACTTCAACTAACCTGCATTATGGATATACCTCCGATTGAAGATATAGTAAGTGTAGAATCAGTACAACCGCACATACTGGTAAGCATTATCAACAAAACAAAACTAGAAGCAAATagaatcaaatcataaatagggAGAAATTACAACATCaagtgaacttttcattttttgaCCCAATTAACAACTCCTGTAACCCCACATTAGCACCCCTTGTGTcccattgttgtgcttcatgtatACACATAATTGGTTTTGAAGAGTTAGAATaagagggggtgggggtggggtaatGTTTTTGAGCTAAAGTTGATGATTGACTGACGTAGATACCTTaggtttctcctagttaagcgtcgtTGTTGTGTTTAGTTATGTTATATTGCATGAGGACATGCAATAgcacttttgatacttaaaatgatgaaaatatgcaagttatttaggtctttttgttagatatgatgtgttttatgttatgttttgtAGAAAATTAGGTTTTGGAACTGTTCTGAAGAAAAGGAGTGGGAATTGAAGGTTTGAACCATTGGAGTGGGCACCTACGACCCGTGTGTACTACCTAATGGGCCTAGGTGCCAGAGTATATGTCAGA contains:
- the LOC107839096 gene encoding rhomboid-like protein 11, chloroplastic, translated to MKQLQLHYLGLKDNVYFPKFTPMAMPLPTPPLTPLPKLPLKLKISPITPTNASSRLLCKFKDSDMTSQLEILKPEGKKPEKRVSGIFWILLLNLGIYVADHVFQVRAIKALYFYHNRPAWYQFVTATFCHFNWNHLSSNLFFLYIFGKLVEEEEGNFGLWLSYILTGAGANLVSWLILPRNSVSVGASGAVFGLFAISVLVKMSWDWRKILEVVVLGQFVIERVMEAAQASAGLAGGINGGVSALQNVNHLAHLSGALIGVALVLMLSGISSEPDARNNKK